TGTAGGAGAAATACTCCCTGTGGGCCAGAATCCGGCCCACCTTTACCTACCCATGACGGGCTTTACTCTCACTCTACCGAGGAGTTTTATCCGGTTAAAATGCCTGAATACCAGTGGCAAAAAGGCTCAGAGGGGGACAGAGCAAAGGGGATCGCAGCGGATCCCAGCCTTGGGGTCGGTACAAATCTTTGGCCTTCGTTACCGAAAGCAAAAATGACCCACCTGCCAAAATAGTAGGGAGAAAGGCTTGAGCTGGCAAACACTCCATGGGGGATAAGGTCACAACCGTTGAAACACCAGAAGCACCTCTGGAGGAAGACCCAGATGAGGGTGTGGAGGGTGTCGAAATCCGACAGATCACGATCCCAGAAACCCAACAGGGATCCCGTCTGGATCGGAGCTTGGCCGAATACTGGTCGGATCTGTCTCGCTCTCGCCTGCAAAGGCTGATTCGGGAGGGCCAGGTTTGGCTGAATGGGAATCCCTGCCTGGATAAAAACCGCACGCTTCAAGCGGGGGATCAAATCGAGGTACGGATCCCAGCGGCAACTCCCCTAACCCTGCAACCGGAGTGGATCCCATTGGAGATTCTCTACGAAGATGCCGACTTGATCGTGATCAACAAACCCCGCGATTTGGTGGTGCATCCCGCCCCCGGTCACAGCAGCGGCACCTTGGTGCATGCCCTTTTGGCCCATTGCCCCAATCTTTCCGGCATCAACGGCGCCCAACGTCCCGGCATCGTCCATCGCCTTGACAAAGACACCACCGGGGCCTTGGTGATCGCCAAACAGGATCAGGCCCATCAACACCTACAAGCCCAAATCCAGGCCAAAACGGCTCGACGCATCTACTTGGGGGTGGTGCTGGGTCGTCCAGCCCAAAGCCATGGCACCCTCTCGGCTCCGATTGGGCGGCACCCGGTGGATCGTCAGAAAATGGCGGTGGTGGAACCTCCCAAAGGTCGGGCAGCGGTGACCCACTGGCAGGTACTGGAGCGATTGGGCAACTACAGCCTAATGCAGTTTGAGCTAGAAACCGGGCGTACCCATCAAATTCGGGTTCATGCTGCCCATTTGCGCCTGCCAATTGTCGGGGATCCCCTCTATACCCAGAGCAAAAGCAGCCCTGTCAAACTCAGGGGCCAAGCCCTTCATGCCTGGAAACTCTCGTTTGTACACCCGCGCAGCGGCCAACCGATGCAATTCACAGCCCCTCTCCCGGAAGAGTTTGAGCGGTTACTGCGGCAATTGCGTAGCCAAGCCGGATAGGGACATCAGGAAGTATCTGTGCTCCATCGCCGCTCCAGAGCAACTCCAGAGCAACCAATGTACCCGTTCCTCCCCTCATCTGGGGGATATGCGATATAGGGCACAATCATTAGGTCTAGCGCCTGAAAAATTAGGCTCTTCTGACTTTATGGTGATAAGCGTAACTAACGAGAGAAGCAGGCCAACAGACGGGC
The window above is part of the Thermostichus vulcanus str. 'Rupite' genome. Proteins encoded here:
- a CDS encoding RluA family pseudouridine synthase, producing the protein MRQITIPETQQGSRLDRSLAEYWSDLSRSRLQRLIREGQVWLNGNPCLDKNRTLQAGDQIEVRIPAATPLTLQPEWIPLEILYEDADLIVINKPRDLVVHPAPGHSSGTLVHALLAHCPNLSGINGAQRPGIVHRLDKDTTGALVIAKQDQAHQHLQAQIQAKTARRIYLGVVLGRPAQSHGTLSAPIGRHPVDRQKMAVVEPPKGRAAVTHWQVLERLGNYSLMQFELETGRTHQIRVHAAHLRLPIVGDPLYTQSKSSPVKLRGQALHAWKLSFVHPRSGQPMQFTAPLPEEFERLLRQLRSQAG